Proteins found in one Seonamhaeicola sp. S2-3 genomic segment:
- a CDS encoding helix-turn-helix domain-containing protein, translated as MKNIGQTLRELRESKGLLLREVGAALSIDPTLLSKIERNDRMPTKEQVSALSEFYQDKKNEVLIAWLSDKLVYEIQDEDLALAAMKVAEQKIEYLKTHKAQ; from the coding sequence ATGAAAAATATAGGACAAACATTAAGAGAATTACGAGAGTCAAAAGGTTTGTTATTACGTGAAGTTGGTGCAGCATTATCAATCGACCCTACTCTATTGAGTAAAATAGAACGTAATGATAGAATGCCTACAAAAGAACAAGTAAGTGCTCTTTCTGAATTCTATCAAGATAAAAAGAATGAAGTCTTAATTGCTTGGTTAAGTGACAAGCTTGTTTACGAAATCCAAGACGAAGATTTGGCATTAGCAGCTATGAAAGTTGCTGAACAAAAAATTGAATACTTAAAAACTCATAAAGCTCAATGA
- a CDS encoding IS1182 family transposase, producing the protein MQGTKIFQEKLFNQFRLSDRVPEENFYRRLRGAIDLNFLYKRTQKFYGSSGQKSIDPVVFFKLCLVGYLENITSDRKLISHCSMRLDILYFLGYDIDEELPWHSTISRTRQLFPEAVFESVFTKIFGLCVSAGMVAGHTQTIDSAPVKANASMDTLELKVPEEDLEGHLREIRNISHRDKQKPLRQSKANKADKDQQTLSASTKELQAIKRRNAKWAKDQDARPGAGAKGSRYTSNKTHYSPTDPDARISVKPGKARKLNYLSQLTVDTANHVISDIRAYHADGKDSQHLPDIVKRVKQRLWKAALVWENCVADTGYSSGENYAFLEAIGLKSFIPAHGTYKGGPEGFTYHEKEDYYTCSQGKIIPFKKVFIEKKNNTKKKEYRGSKPLCLDCPVRTACLGKTAQEKKFTVTYYRSEYERNIARVESNQGRYMKGKRQSTVEPVFGTLTQFMGLRKVNTIGIEQANKCMQLSAIAYNLKKYMKFIEKRTKSGAGAQTLYFSAKNTFYKVINMLLKPFKTPEFLSV; encoded by the coding sequence ATGCAAGGCACAAAAATATTTCAAGAAAAGCTATTCAATCAATTTAGGCTAAGCGACCGCGTACCAGAAGAGAATTTCTACCGACGTCTTCGTGGAGCTATCGACCTTAATTTCCTTTACAAAAGGACTCAGAAATTCTATGGATCAAGCGGACAAAAAAGCATCGACCCTGTTGTATTCTTTAAGCTATGTTTGGTTGGTTATTTAGAAAATATAACAAGCGACCGTAAGCTTATATCACATTGTAGCATGCGCTTGGATATCTTGTATTTTTTAGGCTATGATATCGACGAAGAATTACCGTGGCATTCTACTATAAGCCGTACACGCCAACTATTTCCAGAAGCGGTATTTGAATCTGTTTTCACAAAAATATTTGGGCTATGTGTCTCGGCAGGTATGGTTGCCGGCCATACCCAGACCATAGATTCCGCCCCTGTAAAGGCCAATGCTTCTATGGATACTTTAGAACTGAAAGTGCCAGAAGAGGATTTAGAAGGGCATCTTCGGGAAATTCGTAACATCAGCCATCGAGATAAACAGAAGCCCTTAAGGCAATCTAAAGCAAACAAGGCCGATAAAGACCAACAAACCTTATCGGCTTCTACGAAAGAATTACAGGCCATAAAAAGGCGTAATGCCAAATGGGCAAAGGATCAAGATGCACGTCCAGGAGCTGGTGCTAAAGGCAGTCGCTATACCAGTAACAAGACCCATTACAGTCCCACCGATCCGGATGCGCGCATCAGTGTAAAACCGGGAAAGGCAAGAAAACTCAATTACCTTAGTCAACTTACAGTAGATACGGCAAACCATGTGATAAGTGATATAAGAGCGTACCATGCCGATGGCAAAGACAGTCAGCATTTACCAGATATCGTTAAGCGGGTAAAACAACGGCTTTGGAAAGCGGCACTGGTTTGGGAAAATTGTGTGGCCGACACGGGCTATAGCAGCGGCGAGAATTATGCCTTTCTAGAGGCAATAGGCCTAAAAAGTTTTATACCCGCTCACGGCACTTATAAGGGCGGTCCAGAAGGATTTACCTATCACGAAAAGGAAGATTATTATACATGTTCTCAAGGCAAAATCATCCCCTTTAAAAAAGTGTTTATAGAAAAAAAGAACAACACCAAGAAGAAGGAATACCGCGGCTCAAAACCGTTGTGTTTGGACTGTCCAGTACGCACTGCATGCCTAGGGAAAACGGCACAGGAAAAGAAGTTTACCGTTACCTATTACCGCTCGGAATATGAGCGTAACATAGCCCGGGTAGAAAGCAACCAAGGGCGTTATATGAAAGGAAAAAGGCAGAGCACCGTAGAACCTGTATTTGGTACGCTCACACAATTTATGGGCCTAAGAAAAGTGAATACCATTGGAATTGAGCAGGCCAATAAATGCATGCAACTTTCTGCCATAGCCTACAACCTTAAAAAATATATGAAATTTATAGAAAAACGTACTAAAAGCGGAGCAGGGGCACAGACGCTTTATTTTAGTGCCAAAAACACCTTTTACAAGGTTATAAACATGCTTTTAAAGCCTTTTAAAACACCAGAGTTTTTAAGTGTATAA